The genomic stretch AAAATTTTAAACATTGAATCAAGCCAAGACGGATTAAAAGAAATCGCCAAAAGGGCAAGAAAAACCCCAAGAGTGGCAAATCGTTTATTAAAAAGAGTCAGGGATTATGCGCAGGTGCACGGACAAGGCAAAATTGATAAAGAAATCACAGAACAGGCGTTAGAAATGATGGAAATTGACGAACTTGGGCTCGAACCGATTGACAGATTGATTGTTGCAACGATTATTGAAAAATTTAATGGCGGACCAGTGGGTATTGAAACAATTGCTGCTGCTACATCCGAGGAAAGAGATACAATTTCCGATATTTACGAACCATATCTAATGCAGGTCGGCTTTCTCGCTCGTACTCCCAAAGGCCGCGTCGTTACCCCAGCTGCCTACAAACACCTCAAACTCAACCCACCCAAATCAGAACAAGAAAAGTTGATTTAAAAAAAGAGCCACATGACTCTTTTTTGATTTTCTTTGGACTTTCTATTATAATAAAAGTAGAGCGAATAAATATATGCCCCGTACTGAATTTTCTACTGCTCCGACTATGGTCGGAGCGCAACGGGGCAATAAGATAAATAACGAATAGTTAATATTAATCATCTAAACTGGATATTTCGACAAACTCAGCATAAATATGTCGAAAATCTAGTACGGGGTATGAAAAAATTACTTTCAACAACAATTATTTTAATTGTTCTTTTTTTTATTCCAAAATTGGTTTTTGGAAACATAGTTATAAATGAAATTATGTACGATTTAGAGATTGGCGCAGATGGTGGCAGAGAATGGGTGGAAATTTTCAACAACAGCGACGCACCCATTGATTTAACGGGATGGAAATTTTGGGAAAATGGCACTAATCATGGATTAAATATAATCCAAGGCAGTATTAGCATCCCACAAAATAGCTATGCGATTATTACCGATAATTCAGATAAATTTTTAATAGACAATCCTGGATATTCTGGAATTCTTTTTGACAGCGCATTCTCTCTTAGTAATGATGGGGAGAATTTAATTTTAAAAGATAATGGTTTAGCTACTATAGATGAAGTATCTTATATTTCCTCTTGGGGCGCTCAAGGCAATGGGAGAACATTGCAAAGGGAAAATCCCAATGGGACTAATTGGGGAAGCGGGATTCCGACTCCGGGAATATTAAATAATATTTCTCCAGAAGAACCCGCCCCACCTTCAGAAAAGCCGGCAACTGAAGAGCCTGGGGAAACTCCAGCAAGCCAAACCAACGACAATCCCCCGATTGCTGATGCAGGCGACAATATTATTGGTTTTGTAAATCAGGAAATTATTCTTGATGGTTCTTTTTCATATGATATGAATGAAAACGAACTCCAATATTCCTGGAATACTGGAGACGGAAATTCATCAGACCATCAAATTGTCAGCCATATATACCAATATCCAGGCACATATCTTGCCACTCTTACTGTTTATGACGGCCGATATTACGTTTCAGACACAATTACTATAAAAATCCAGACAGCGCAAATCATAATCAATGAATTCATGGCAAACCCAAACGGAATAGATGAAGTAGAAGAATGGATTGAGATTTACAATGACGCTGATTCAATCACAGACATCTCTGGATGGCAATTGGATGATATTGCCAGCGGAAGCAAGGCATTTATATTCCCAAAAAATACTTTAATTGCGCCAAAAAGCTATTTGGTCTTCTCGCGGCAAACAACAAAAATCGCCTTAAATAATGACAAGGATTCCGTAAGATTGCTTTTGCCCGATGGCATTGTTTTTCAGGAAATAAATTACGAAAAACCACCCCAAGGTAAATCATCTGCCCGAACCGCTGATGGATTTGTCTGGTCAGAACCCACGCCAGGAATGGCAAATATTACAGGAATGATTGTGAACACCGATAAAGGCACTGCTTACCAACAAAACCCGGTTAAATCAGAAATTGTTAAAGAACCTTCAAAAGATTATGTGATAAATTTGCCTGATAATCAGATTGAAGGAGGTTTCGTGGAATTAACGCAGAATAAACCCACTTCTCCTGCCTCGCCGGCAGGCGGGTCAACAAATAATTTTGCC from Patescibacteria group bacterium encodes the following:
- a CDS encoding lamin tail domain-containing protein: MKKLLSTTIILIVLFFIPKLVFGNIVINEIMYDLEIGADGGREWVEIFNNSDAPIDLTGWKFWENGTNHGLNIIQGSISIPQNSYAIITDNSDKFLIDNPGYSGILFDSAFSLSNDGENLILKDNGLATIDEVSYISSWGAQGNGRTLQRENPNGTNWGSGIPTPGILNNISPEEPAPPSEKPATEEPGETPASQTNDNPPIADAGDNIIGFVNQEIILDGSFSYDMNENELQYSWNTGDGNSSDHQIVSHIYQYPGTYLATLTVYDGRYYVSDTITIKIQTAQIIINEFMANPNGIDEVEEWIEIYNDADSITDISGWQLDDIASGSKAFIFPKNTLIAPKSYLVFSRQTTKIALNNDKDSVRLLLPDGIVFQEINYEKPPQGKSSARTADGFVWSEPTPGMANITGMIVNTDKGTAYQQNPVKSEIVKEPSKDYVINLPDNQIEGGFVELTQNKPTSPASPAGGSTNNFASIKQSTRNPLNLALLIISIVFASGFIGLLLIKRLPSR